One region of Strigops habroptila isolate Jane chromosome 11, bStrHab1.2.pri, whole genome shotgun sequence genomic DNA includes:
- the CARD19 gene encoding caspase recruitment domain-containing protein 19 isoform X3, with protein sequence MGRFSPLVCQKPEGSSLCGLGRDFSELEERQKISEERNQSYCHRLQHDMYFLTSNSRLNEQVVDKIILQLNRVYPQILTNAEAEKFRNPKASLHTRLSDLIKHLQKKGERHCQEFYRALQISAEQLYNDLPSRKVLSKLIYKLMELWIFSSVYYKTSFKMRFRYFLGYTLISSDWNFPKAVRGFDHIVLIC encoded by the exons ATGGGAAGGTTCTCTCCTCTGGTCTGCCAGAAGCCAGAAGGCAGTTCCTTGTGTGGTTTGGGCAGAGATTTCTCAGAGTTAGAGGAGAGACAAAAGAtttcagaagagagaa ATCAGTCATATTGTCATCGGCTGCAGCACGACATGTACTTTCTTACAAGCAATAGCCGACTGAATGAGCAAGTAGTTGATAAAATTATTCTTCAGCTTAACAGAGTCTACCCCCAAATTCTTACcaatgcagaagcagaaaag TTCAGGAATCCAAAGGCATCACTCCATACCAGACTTTCAGATCTGATAAAGCACCttcaaaagaaaggagagagacaCTGCCAAGAGTTTTACAGGGCTCTACAGATCAGTGCTGAACAGCTGTATAATGACCTGCCAAGCAGGAAAGTCTTGAGTAAGTTGATTTATAAGTTGATGGAGTTGTGGATTTTCTCATCGGTGTACTACAAAACCTCATTTAAGATGAGGTTTAGGTATTTTTTGGGGTATACCTTAATTTCTTCTGACTGGAATTTTCCAAAAGCTGTAAGGGGATTTGACCACATAGTTCTTATTTGTTGA
- the CARD19 gene encoding caspase recruitment domain-containing protein 19 isoform X1, which yields MGRFSPLVCQKPEGSSLCGLGRDFSELEERQKISEERNQSYCHRLQHDMYFLTSNSRLNEQVVDKIILQLNRVYPQILTNAEAEKFRNPKASLHTRLSDLIKHLQKKGERHCQEFYRALQISAEQLYNDLPSRKVLKTTDSTEIDTGKEKYMLNDRGPVFFLACFSVAAGFALFWYCCNSDTKVVARARRILGFSPIIIGRHVRNICMLYLEDRSRN from the exons ATGGGAAGGTTCTCTCCTCTGGTCTGCCAGAAGCCAGAAGGCAGTTCCTTGTGTGGTTTGGGCAGAGATTTCTCAGAGTTAGAGGAGAGACAAAAGAtttcagaagagagaa ATCAGTCATATTGTCATCGGCTGCAGCACGACATGTACTTTCTTACAAGCAATAGCCGACTGAATGAGCAAGTAGTTGATAAAATTATTCTTCAGCTTAACAGAGTCTACCCCCAAATTCTTACcaatgcagaagcagaaaag TTCAGGAATCCAAAGGCATCACTCCATACCAGACTTTCAGATCTGATAAAGCACCttcaaaagaaaggagagagacaCTGCCAAGAGTTTTACAGGGCTCTACAGATCAGTGCTGAACAGCTGTATAATGACCTGCCAAGCAGGAAAGTCTTGA aaACCACAGATTCCACAGAGATAGACACTGGCAAGGAGAAATATATGCTAAATGACAGGg gTCCAGTATTTTTCCTCGCTTGCTTTAGCGTTGCTGCGGGATTTGCGTTGTTCTGGTATTGCTGTAACTCAG ATACGAAAGTCGTAGCAAGAGCCAGGAGAATCTTGGGCTTTTCTCCTATTATCATAGGAAGACACGttagaaatatttgtatgttGTATTTGGAAGACAGATcaagaaattaa
- the CARD19 gene encoding caspase recruitment domain-containing protein 19 isoform X2, with the protein MGRFSPLVCQKPEGSSLCGLGRDFSELEERQKISEERNQSYCHRLQHDMYFLTSNSRLNEQVVDKIILQLNRVYPQILTNAEAEKFRNPKASLHTRLSDLIKHLQKKGERHCQEFYRALQISAEQLYNDLPSRKVLSPVFFLACFSVAAGFALFWYCCNSDTKVVARARRILGFSPIIIGRHVRNICMLYLEDRSRN; encoded by the exons ATGGGAAGGTTCTCTCCTCTGGTCTGCCAGAAGCCAGAAGGCAGTTCCTTGTGTGGTTTGGGCAGAGATTTCTCAGAGTTAGAGGAGAGACAAAAGAtttcagaagagagaa ATCAGTCATATTGTCATCGGCTGCAGCACGACATGTACTTTCTTACAAGCAATAGCCGACTGAATGAGCAAGTAGTTGATAAAATTATTCTTCAGCTTAACAGAGTCTACCCCCAAATTCTTACcaatgcagaagcagaaaag TTCAGGAATCCAAAGGCATCACTCCATACCAGACTTTCAGATCTGATAAAGCACCttcaaaagaaaggagagagacaCTGCCAAGAGTTTTACAGGGCTCTACAGATCAGTGCTGAACAGCTGTATAATGACCTGCCAAGCAGGAAAGTCTTGA gTCCAGTATTTTTCCTCGCTTGCTTTAGCGTTGCTGCGGGATTTGCGTTGTTCTGGTATTGCTGTAACTCAG ATACGAAAGTCGTAGCAAGAGCCAGGAGAATCTTGGGCTTTTCTCCTATTATCATAGGAAGACACGttagaaatatttgtatgttGTATTTGGAAGACAGATcaagaaattaa
- the CARD19 gene encoding caspase recruitment domain-containing protein 19 isoform X7, whose product MGRFSPLVCQKPEGSSLCGLGRDFSELEERQKISEERNQSYCHRLQHDMYFLTSNSRLNEQVVDKIILQLNRVYPQILTNAEAEKFRNPKASLHTRLSDLIKHLQKKGERHCQEFYRALQISAEQLYNDLPSRKVLNTKVVARARRILGFSPIIIGRHVRNICMLYLEDRSRN is encoded by the exons ATGGGAAGGTTCTCTCCTCTGGTCTGCCAGAAGCCAGAAGGCAGTTCCTTGTGTGGTTTGGGCAGAGATTTCTCAGAGTTAGAGGAGAGACAAAAGAtttcagaagagagaa ATCAGTCATATTGTCATCGGCTGCAGCACGACATGTACTTTCTTACAAGCAATAGCCGACTGAATGAGCAAGTAGTTGATAAAATTATTCTTCAGCTTAACAGAGTCTACCCCCAAATTCTTACcaatgcagaagcagaaaag TTCAGGAATCCAAAGGCATCACTCCATACCAGACTTTCAGATCTGATAAAGCACCttcaaaagaaaggagagagacaCTGCCAAGAGTTTTACAGGGCTCTACAGATCAGTGCTGAACAGCTGTATAATGACCTGCCAAGCAGGAAAGTCTTGA ATACGAAAGTCGTAGCAAGAGCCAGGAGAATCTTGGGCTTTTCTCCTATTATCATAGGAAGACACGttagaaatatttgtatgttGTATTTGGAAGACAGATcaagaaattaa
- the CARD19 gene encoding caspase recruitment domain-containing protein 19 isoform X6, which translates to MADQSYCHRLQHDMYFLTSNSRLNEQVVDKIILQLNRVYPQILTNAEAEKFRNPKASLHTRLSDLIKHLQKKGERHCQEFYRALQISAEQLYNDLPSRKVLKTTDSTEIDTGKEKYMLNDRGPVFFLACFSVAAGFALFWYCCNSDTKVVARARRILGFSPIIIGRHVRNICMLYLEDRSRN; encoded by the exons ATCAGTCATATTGTCATCGGCTGCAGCACGACATGTACTTTCTTACAAGCAATAGCCGACTGAATGAGCAAGTAGTTGATAAAATTATTCTTCAGCTTAACAGAGTCTACCCCCAAATTCTTACcaatgcagaagcagaaaag TTCAGGAATCCAAAGGCATCACTCCATACCAGACTTTCAGATCTGATAAAGCACCttcaaaagaaaggagagagacaCTGCCAAGAGTTTTACAGGGCTCTACAGATCAGTGCTGAACAGCTGTATAATGACCTGCCAAGCAGGAAAGTCTTGA aaACCACAGATTCCACAGAGATAGACACTGGCAAGGAGAAATATATGCTAAATGACAGGg gTCCAGTATTTTTCCTCGCTTGCTTTAGCGTTGCTGCGGGATTTGCGTTGTTCTGGTATTGCTGTAACTCAG ATACGAAAGTCGTAGCAAGAGCCAGGAGAATCTTGGGCTTTTCTCCTATTATCATAGGAAGACACGttagaaatatttgtatgttGTATTTGGAAGACAGATcaagaaattaa
- the CARD19 gene encoding caspase recruitment domain-containing protein 19 isoform X5, whose amino-acid sequence MLYKTYQSYCHRLQHDMYFLTSNSRLNEQVVDKIILQLNRVYPQILTNAEAEKFRNPKASLHTRLSDLIKHLQKKGERHCQEFYRALQISAEQLYNDLPSRKVLKTTDSTEIDTGKEKYMLNDRGPVFFLACFSVAAGFALFWYCCNSDTKVVARARRILGFSPIIIGRHVRNICMLYLEDRSRN is encoded by the exons ATCAGTCATATTGTCATCGGCTGCAGCACGACATGTACTTTCTTACAAGCAATAGCCGACTGAATGAGCAAGTAGTTGATAAAATTATTCTTCAGCTTAACAGAGTCTACCCCCAAATTCTTACcaatgcagaagcagaaaag TTCAGGAATCCAAAGGCATCACTCCATACCAGACTTTCAGATCTGATAAAGCACCttcaaaagaaaggagagagacaCTGCCAAGAGTTTTACAGGGCTCTACAGATCAGTGCTGAACAGCTGTATAATGACCTGCCAAGCAGGAAAGTCTTGA aaACCACAGATTCCACAGAGATAGACACTGGCAAGGAGAAATATATGCTAAATGACAGGg gTCCAGTATTTTTCCTCGCTTGCTTTAGCGTTGCTGCGGGATTTGCGTTGTTCTGGTATTGCTGTAACTCAG ATACGAAAGTCGTAGCAAGAGCCAGGAGAATCTTGGGCTTTTCTCCTATTATCATAGGAAGACACGttagaaatatttgtatgttGTATTTGGAAGACAGATcaagaaattaa
- the CARD19 gene encoding caspase recruitment domain-containing protein 19 isoform X8: MGRFSPLVCQKPEGSSLCGLGRDFSELEERQKISEERNQSYCHRLQHDMYFLTSNSRLNEQVVDKIILQLNRVYPQILTNAEAEKFRNPKASLHTRLSDLIKHLQKKGERHCQEFYRALQISAEQLYNDLPSRKVLRRVLFLLSANTYIYAPVSCLHREAAVTPGLQIHT; this comes from the exons ATGGGAAGGTTCTCTCCTCTGGTCTGCCAGAAGCCAGAAGGCAGTTCCTTGTGTGGTTTGGGCAGAGATTTCTCAGAGTTAGAGGAGAGACAAAAGAtttcagaagagagaa ATCAGTCATATTGTCATCGGCTGCAGCACGACATGTACTTTCTTACAAGCAATAGCCGACTGAATGAGCAAGTAGTTGATAAAATTATTCTTCAGCTTAACAGAGTCTACCCCCAAATTCTTACcaatgcagaagcagaaaag TTCAGGAATCCAAAGGCATCACTCCATACCAGACTTTCAGATCTGATAAAGCACCttcaaaagaaaggagagagacaCTGCCAAGAGTTTTACAGGGCTCTACAGATCAGTGCTGAACAGCTGTATAATGACCTGCCAAGCAGGAAAGTCTTGA GAAGAGTTTTGTTTCTACTCAGcgcaaatacatacatatatgcacCAGTGTCCTGCCTGCACAGGGAGGCTGCGGTTACCCCAGGTCTCCAGATCCATACATGA
- the CARD19 gene encoding caspase recruitment domain-containing protein 19 isoform X9: MADQSYCHRLQHDMYFLTSNSRLNEQVVDKIILQLNRVYPQILTNAEAEKFRNPKASLHTRLSDLIKHLQKKGERHCQEFYRALQISAEQLYNDLPSRKVLSPVFFLACFSVAAGFALFWYCCNSDTKVVARARRILGFSPIIIGRHVRNICMLYLEDRSRN; encoded by the exons ATCAGTCATATTGTCATCGGCTGCAGCACGACATGTACTTTCTTACAAGCAATAGCCGACTGAATGAGCAAGTAGTTGATAAAATTATTCTTCAGCTTAACAGAGTCTACCCCCAAATTCTTACcaatgcagaagcagaaaag TTCAGGAATCCAAAGGCATCACTCCATACCAGACTTTCAGATCTGATAAAGCACCttcaaaagaaaggagagagacaCTGCCAAGAGTTTTACAGGGCTCTACAGATCAGTGCTGAACAGCTGTATAATGACCTGCCAAGCAGGAAAGTCTTGA gTCCAGTATTTTTCCTCGCTTGCTTTAGCGTTGCTGCGGGATTTGCGTTGTTCTGGTATTGCTGTAACTCAG ATACGAAAGTCGTAGCAAGAGCCAGGAGAATCTTGGGCTTTTCTCCTATTATCATAGGAAGACACGttagaaatatttgtatgttGTATTTGGAAGACAGATcaagaaattaa